One window from the genome of Fulvivirga lutea encodes:
- the hutH gene encoding histidine ammonia-lyase yields MSTIHEISKNHLSLEDAFDICSNNKKIQLSESAVEAVVNCRKYLDNKIETSSSPVYGVNTGFGSLYNRNISKEDLTKLQENLVKSHACGTGAELPSELVKIMLLLKVQSLSYGNSGVQLSTIQRLIDFYNEGVYPVVYEMGSLGASGDLAPLAHLCLPLIDLGEVHYKGERFSGKEINKKFGWEPITFKAKEGLALLNGTQLMGAYGLYACIHSKRILSWANKIGALSIDAFDGRIEAFDQKVHAIRPQVGQNKVAEIIRNYLADSAIINQPKTHVQDPYSFRCIPQVHGASMDAIEYACNVFTNELNGVTDNPNIFPEEDEIISAGNFHGQPLALALDFLALAVAELGNISERRTYQLISGSRDLPNYLVANPGINSGLMIPQYTAASLVSQNKQYCTPASADSIVSSNGQEDHVSMGANAATKSYKVIQNLYAILAIELITASQALAFRRPLKSSEPLEKLVSNFRKKVTFIEEDRLMHTDIEAAKKFLFETNP; encoded by the coding sequence ATGAGTACCATTCACGAAATTTCAAAAAACCACCTTTCATTAGAAGATGCCTTTGACATCTGTTCGAATAATAAAAAAATTCAGTTAAGTGAGTCGGCAGTTGAAGCTGTCGTTAATTGTCGCAAGTATCTCGACAATAAAATAGAGACTTCTTCGAGCCCAGTTTATGGAGTAAATACAGGTTTTGGGAGTCTATATAATAGAAATATTTCAAAAGAAGACTTGACAAAGCTCCAGGAGAACCTTGTAAAGTCACATGCATGTGGTACTGGAGCAGAATTACCAAGTGAGCTTGTAAAAATAATGCTCCTGCTCAAAGTACAATCCCTTTCTTATGGGAACTCGGGTGTGCAGTTAAGCACCATCCAAAGACTGATTGATTTTTATAATGAAGGTGTTTATCCTGTTGTTTACGAGATGGGGTCTTTAGGAGCATCGGGAGATTTAGCGCCATTAGCCCATTTGTGTTTACCACTTATCGATTTAGGCGAAGTCCATTATAAAGGTGAAAGATTCAGTGGGAAAGAAATAAATAAAAAGTTCGGTTGGGAACCCATCACTTTTAAAGCCAAAGAAGGTCTAGCTCTACTTAACGGCACGCAGTTAATGGGGGCTTATGGATTATACGCCTGCATTCATTCTAAAAGAATTTTAAGCTGGGCAAATAAAATAGGCGCGCTTTCTATTGATGCTTTTGATGGTAGAATTGAAGCATTTGATCAAAAAGTGCATGCTATCAGACCGCAAGTTGGACAAAATAAAGTGGCTGAAATTATTCGTAACTATCTTGCTGATAGTGCAATTATTAATCAGCCAAAAACACATGTGCAAGACCCCTACTCATTCAGGTGCATACCTCAAGTACATGGTGCAAGTATGGATGCCATTGAATATGCGTGCAATGTATTCACCAATGAATTGAATGGTGTAACGGATAACCCGAATATTTTTCCTGAGGAGGATGAAATTATTTCAGCTGGTAACTTTCATGGTCAGCCTTTGGCGCTGGCATTAGATTTTCTGGCTTTGGCTGTTGCCGAACTTGGAAATATTTCTGAGAGGCGAACCTACCAGTTAATTTCAGGTAGCAGAGATTTACCAAACTATCTCGTTGCTAACCCAGGCATTAATTCTGGCCTGATGATTCCGCAATACACTGCCGCATCATTGGTGAGCCAAAACAAACAATACTGCACACCGGCTTCGGCTGATTCTATTGTTTCTTCAAACGGACAGGAAGATCATGTGAGTATGGGCGCCAATGCTGCCACAAAATCATACAAGGTTATTCAAAACTTATATGCGATATTGGCCATTGAATTAATCACGGCCAGCCAGGCACTTGCATTTAGGAGGCCATTAAAAAGCTCGGAACCATTGGAGAAATTGGTTAGCAATTTCCGTAAAAAGGTGACGTTTATAGAGGAAGACCGATTAATGCATACCGATATTGAAGCGGCCAAAAAGTTTTTATTTGAAACGAACCCTTAA
- a CDS encoding thioredoxin family protein yields the protein MALTASTMLPLGTKAPNFTLFDVVSEKELTLDELKSDTATVIMFICNHCPYVKHIQEELVRLAEDYIPEGIKFIAISSNDVENYPEDSPELMREEAKKWGYPFPYLYDETQAVARAYDAACTPDFYVFNKAMELIYRGQLDDSRPGNGKPLTGADLRGALDDYLKGNPISDHQIPSQGCNIKWR from the coding sequence ATGGCACTTACTGCTTCCACAATGCTGCCCTTGGGCACCAAGGCACCCAACTTCACATTGTTTGACGTTGTATCTGAGAAAGAACTCACCCTCGATGAGTTAAAGTCAGATACTGCAACGGTAATCATGTTTATATGCAACCATTGTCCCTATGTAAAACACATTCAGGAAGAGTTAGTAAGGCTTGCTGAGGATTATATTCCTGAGGGAATAAAGTTTATCGCTATTTCATCCAATGATGTGGAGAACTATCCGGAAGATAGTCCTGAATTAATGCGTGAAGAAGCAAAAAAGTGGGGTTATCCATTTCCATACCTTTATGATGAGACACAGGCGGTTGCCAGAGCGTACGATGCAGCCTGCACCCCCGATTTCTACGTTTTCAATAAGGCAATGGAGCTCATATACAGAGGCCAGTTGGATGATAGTCGCCCAGGTAATGGAAAGCCTTTGACAGGTGCTGATTTACGTGGGGCATTGGATGATTATTTAAAAGGAAATCCTATAAGTGATCATCAGATACCAAGTCAGGGGTGTAATATTAAATGGCGATAG
- a CDS encoding gliding motility-associated C-terminal domain-containing protein, whose product MKRTLKILRVHSHYILFFLFTFFSKGLIAQCTFPYTSNSGTFTVSQIKGCAPLQVNICINSSAPSTCTGGESCDFIYGDGSDEGADQFENTYTEPGNYRLEIIYPNPAPSDFIDIVVTDKTAPEFEVYACGGNTVRADITDNQYDNYMISWGDGTDVTIPINTADQEHTYANTNTRTITVQGIDNNALDNCATASTSFTPFTSLPTPLITQLSVIDNSQVELNLSLADNIFYRLEVQVNGTGNFNFIKTIESTSTEEIIDNLDLENNYYCFRVGAVDLCSSAITYSNAICSINLSLAVNDGFNSLLWETSDPTGMFDLARKVTTENGSSTTNPYLQFTPQARLADDSNLDCNIEYCYFLEADFNGGISISNEVCGIATSSLAPDSVSDMSISVTDAGIQLEWEPQTQAISNYQIRSFGSLIANVEETNYLDVRNVGTEAAVCYIIVSEDECGNSNESKEFCSIYLSGSIAPDNTISLDWNDYNGFADSVDFYRVEKFYNLAPAGTFNSNTSDFTETDTNPNEQIINYQVTAIPRNSNLPPAVSNIITIIKLNNIYYPTAFTPDGNGNNETFSVKGQFIVDYQLQIFNRWGEMIFTTNNPDEGWDGTYNSSPQHEGTYVFNLRAVDLAGQEIERSGSFLLLRR is encoded by the coding sequence TTGAAACGAACCCTTAAAATATTGAGAGTACATTCTCATTATATTTTATTCTTTCTATTCACCTTTTTCAGCAAAGGCCTAATAGCTCAATGTACATTTCCTTATACAAGTAACAGTGGCACATTTACCGTAAGTCAAATAAAAGGTTGCGCTCCGTTACAAGTAAATATCTGTATAAACAGCTCTGCGCCAAGTACTTGTACAGGTGGGGAGTCGTGTGATTTTATTTATGGAGATGGTAGTGATGAAGGTGCTGATCAATTTGAAAATACCTATACAGAACCTGGTAACTACAGACTCGAAATAATCTATCCTAATCCCGCGCCATCAGATTTCATTGATATAGTAGTTACCGATAAAACGGCCCCTGAATTTGAAGTTTATGCGTGTGGCGGAAACACAGTTCGAGCGGATATAACAGATAACCAGTATGATAATTACATGATCTCATGGGGTGATGGAACAGATGTAACTATTCCTATAAATACGGCAGATCAGGAACATACGTATGCCAATACAAATACAAGAACAATTACAGTACAAGGTATTGACAACAATGCTTTAGATAACTGCGCTACAGCCTCTACGAGTTTTACACCTTTCACCAGTCTGCCAACGCCTTTAATTACTCAACTTTCTGTGATAGATAATTCTCAAGTTGAACTTAACCTTTCGCTTGCCGATAATATTTTTTATCGATTAGAAGTACAGGTAAATGGTACTGGCAACTTTAACTTTATAAAAACCATTGAATCCACTTCAACAGAGGAGATTATCGATAATCTCGATCTTGAAAACAACTATTACTGCTTTCGGGTAGGTGCAGTAGATCTGTGTTCCAGTGCCATTACGTATTCAAATGCTATTTGTAGCATCAACCTTTCGTTAGCAGTCAATGATGGTTTCAACTCATTACTTTGGGAAACCTCTGACCCCACCGGAATGTTTGATCTTGCCAGAAAAGTAACCACTGAAAATGGCAGTAGTACGACCAACCCGTATTTGCAATTCACACCTCAGGCAAGGCTTGCGGATGACTCTAACCTTGATTGCAATATTGAATATTGCTATTTTCTTGAAGCTGATTTCAATGGTGGTATTTCAATTTCCAATGAAGTATGTGGTATTGCCACAAGCTCTTTAGCTCCTGATTCCGTCTCAGATATGTCGATTTCAGTAACAGATGCTGGAATCCAACTAGAATGGGAACCTCAGACTCAGGCCATCAGCAATTACCAGATAAGGTCATTCGGTTCTTTGATTGCTAATGTTGAAGAAACTAATTATTTAGATGTCCGTAATGTGGGCACCGAAGCAGCAGTGTGCTATATTATTGTGTCTGAAGATGAATGTGGTAATAGCAACGAGTCGAAAGAATTTTGTTCTATTTACTTATCCGGGTCTATTGCACCTGATAACACCATTTCATTAGATTGGAATGATTATAACGGATTTGCTGATAGTGTAGATTTTTATCGGGTAGAGAAATTCTACAACCTAGCTCCTGCTGGCACATTCAATAGCAATACTTCCGATTTTACAGAGACAGACACCAATCCTAATGAGCAGATAATTAACTATCAGGTGACAGCTATACCTAGAAATTCTAATCTTCCACCTGCCGTTTCTAATATCATTACCATTATAAAACTTAACAACATATATTATCCAACAGCATTTACGCCAGATGGTAACGGCAACAATGAGACATTTTCAGTAAAAGGCCAATTTATTGTCGATTATCAACTACAAATCTTCAACCGTTGGGGTGAAATGATTTTTACTACCAACAATCCGGATGAAGGTTGGGATGGCACATATAACTCTTCTCCCCAGCATGAAGGAACATATGTCTTTAACCTTAGGGCTGTGGACCTGGCAGGTCAAGAAATAGAACGCAGTGGCTCATTCTTACTTCTTAGAAGGTAA
- a CDS encoding glycosyltransferase family 2 protein produces MDKIAIAILNYNGSGFLKKFLPSVIEHSPQASIYVIDNNSTDDSAQVLKEQFPEVTLILLSINGGYSQGYNEGLKQINAEYYVLLNSDVEVTPNWLDPILTMMEADDTIAAAQPKVLNYNQKDSFEYAGAAGGFIDTLGYPFCRGRLFLSLEKDHGQYNDITRIFWATGACMFVRAKHFKEHGPLDEDFFAHMEEIDLCWRLNNAGLKVMYNGHSTVYHVGGGTLHKSNPKKTYLNFRNGLALLYKNYLRWELWVKLPIRIALDIVACIKFMLFDSFKDGLAVLKAHFHFLLDLPGNFQKRRKINQRAVGGEYSPIYRKSVVLEYFVKGRKTYNNLTPDSSNTR; encoded by the coding sequence ATGGATAAAATAGCCATTGCAATACTTAATTATAATGGAAGTGGCTTTTTAAAGAAATTTCTTCCTTCTGTTATCGAACACTCGCCACAGGCAAGTATTTACGTGATCGATAATAATTCCACTGACGACTCGGCCCAGGTTCTAAAAGAGCAATTTCCGGAAGTAACTCTTATTTTATTATCTATTAATGGAGGTTATAGCCAGGGTTATAACGAAGGATTAAAGCAAATTAATGCAGAATATTACGTTCTACTGAACTCGGACGTTGAGGTTACGCCAAACTGGTTAGACCCCATTTTAACAATGATGGAGGCAGATGACACGATAGCAGCTGCACAACCCAAGGTTTTAAACTACAACCAAAAGGATTCATTCGAATATGCGGGTGCAGCCGGAGGATTTATTGACACACTCGGTTATCCGTTCTGCAGAGGCCGTTTGTTTTTATCGTTGGAAAAAGATCATGGTCAATATAACGACATCACCAGAATATTTTGGGCTACAGGTGCTTGTATGTTTGTCCGAGCCAAGCACTTTAAAGAACATGGTCCGTTAGATGAGGATTTTTTCGCCCACATGGAAGAAATTGATTTGTGTTGGCGATTAAACAATGCCGGTTTAAAGGTAATGTACAATGGCCATAGCACCGTGTATCATGTCGGTGGCGGCACATTACATAAATCGAACCCTAAGAAGACATATCTGAATTTTAGAAATGGCCTTGCACTACTTTATAAAAACTATCTGCGCTGGGAGCTCTGGGTTAAGTTGCCGATTAGAATAGCGCTAGATATTGTTGCCTGCATTAAATTTATGCTTTTCGATTCATTTAAAGACGGGTTGGCGGTACTAAAAGCACATTTTCACTTTTTGTTGGATCTGCCTGGGAATTTCCAAAAACGAAGAAAAATAAACCAACGAGCAGTGGGAGGCGAATATTCACCTATTTACAGAAAATCAGTAGTTCTGGAGTATTTTGTAAAAGGCAGAAAAACCTATAACAACCTAACGCCTGATTCTAGTAATACCAGATAG
- a CDS encoding PspC domain-containing protein gives MKKIQDFFEKYAFGVCTRLGEKLGLATSSIRMFFIYASFLTFGSPVLIYLALAYIMNIRKHLRRRNNSIWYY, from the coding sequence ATGAAAAAAATACAGGATTTTTTTGAGAAATACGCGTTTGGAGTTTGCACTCGATTAGGTGAAAAATTAGGTTTGGCTACATCCAGTATTCGAATGTTTTTTATTTACGCCTCTTTTCTAACTTTTGGATCTCCTGTACTTATTTATTTGGCATTAGCCTATATCATGAATATCAGAAAACACCTCAGAAGAAGAAACAACTCTATCTGGTATTACTAG
- a CDS encoding tetratricopeptide repeat protein, giving the protein MRNLFYAVAFFGVLTMSGCALNQMVKLAEDQNLTVTPNPLEVHADSVSFEMSANLPVKMLKKGKVYTLNTFYKYGDKEETLEPIQFKAEDYPNADSQQPKTTKNYTMAYSPAMKSGNLEVQGVASDPKNGKSKESSRLTVAPGVITTSKLVQSVYYPTYADHGYNNKEELIPTKVNFYFDQGRSVLKYSEQRSDRGKKLDAFIAAKNVTRTVTITGTHSPEGAERINSALAKDRAAAIESYYKKQMRKYDYKGMADSINFIAKDIVMDWKAFKDSLALYDGISSEEKSAYLDIVNGAGSFEEKEDQLHKLPTYNKVLRELYPKLRTAKTEILTVKEKKTDAEISVLAKMVADGSAPADTLSEEELMYSATLTPSLKEKEAIYKAATKKSGSWNAHNNLGATYIAMALEGDMAGNADKAQAQLEIAANKNASAEVHANLASVALMKGNAYKAADHLAKANGLSGEKAEGVAGVSASVHIMIAKYPGAVSAASKAENTATNLFNKGLAQVLNKDYQNALTSFKEAGEKDANMGLAYYGAAIASARLGQDAGVIENLTKAVKATPSLKEDALKDLEFAKYATNEAFRNALK; this is encoded by the coding sequence ATGAGAAATTTATTCTACGCAGTAGCATTTTTTGGTGTACTAACCATGTCGGGTTGTGCCCTGAATCAGATGGTGAAGTTAGCCGAGGATCAAAATCTTACGGTAACTCCAAATCCGCTTGAGGTACACGCTGACTCAGTTTCATTTGAAATGTCGGCTAACCTGCCAGTTAAAATGCTTAAAAAAGGCAAAGTTTACACGTTAAACACATTCTACAAGTACGGTGATAAAGAAGAAACTTTAGAGCCAATTCAGTTTAAAGCAGAAGATTATCCTAATGCTGATTCACAGCAGCCTAAGACTACTAAAAACTACACAATGGCTTATTCTCCAGCTATGAAGAGTGGTAACTTAGAAGTGCAAGGTGTAGCTTCAGATCCTAAGAATGGTAAATCAAAAGAATCTTCAAGATTGACAGTAGCTCCTGGTGTTATTACTACATCTAAGCTTGTTCAGTCTGTATACTACCCTACTTATGCAGATCACGGATATAACAATAAAGAGGAATTAATCCCTACTAAAGTTAACTTCTATTTCGACCAAGGAAGATCAGTTTTGAAATACTCTGAGCAAAGAAGTGACAGAGGTAAGAAATTAGATGCTTTCATTGCTGCTAAAAACGTTACAAGAACTGTAACTATTACAGGTACTCACTCACCAGAAGGTGCAGAAAGAATTAACAGCGCTTTAGCAAAAGACAGAGCTGCTGCTATTGAGAGCTACTACAAAAAGCAGATGAGAAAGTATGATTACAAAGGAATGGCTGATTCTATCAACTTCATTGCTAAAGATATAGTAATGGACTGGAAAGCTTTCAAAGATTCATTAGCGCTTTATGATGGTATTTCTTCAGAAGAAAAATCAGCTTATCTAGATATCGTTAATGGAGCGGGCTCTTTCGAAGAAAAAGAAGATCAGTTACACAAACTTCCTACATACAACAAAGTTCTTAGAGAACTTTACCCTAAGTTAAGAACAGCTAAAACTGAAATCTTAACTGTAAAAGAAAAGAAAACAGATGCTGAAATATCAGTACTTGCTAAAATGGTAGCTGATGGTTCTGCTCCAGCAGACACTCTTTCTGAAGAAGAATTGATGTACTCTGCTACTTTAACTCCTTCATTAAAAGAAAAAGAAGCTATTTACAAGGCTGCAACTAAAAAGTCTGGTAGCTGGAATGCTCACAACAACTTAGGTGCAACTTATATTGCAATGGCACTTGAAGGTGACATGGCTGGTAATGCTGACAAAGCTCAGGCTCAATTAGAGATTGCTGCTAACAAAAACGCATCTGCTGAAGTGCATGCTAACTTAGCTTCTGTTGCTTTAATGAAAGGTAACGCTTACAAAGCAGCTGATCATTTAGCAAAAGCTAATGGTCTTTCTGGAGAAAAAGCTGAAGGTGTTGCAGGTGTAAGTGCATCTGTTCACATCATGATCGCTAAATACCCTGGAGCTGTAAGTGCGGCATCTAAAGCTGAAAACACTGCTACTAACCTTTTCAATAAAGGACTTGCTCAGGTATTGAACAAAGACTATCAGAATGCGCTAACTTCTTTCAAAGAAGCTGGTGAGAAAGATGCTAACATGGGTCTTGCTTATTACGGTGCTGCTATCGCAAGCGCTAGATTAGGACAAGATGCTGGTGTTATCGAAAACTTAACTAAGGCTGTAAAAGCTACTCCTTCTTTAAAAGAAGATGCTTTAAAAGACTTAGAGTTTGCTAAGTACGCTACAAACGAAGCATTCAGAAATGCGTTGAAATAA
- a CDS encoding metallophosphoesterase family protein has protein sequence MKIGLLSDTHGHLDDRVFHHFKECDEIWHAGDIGTIEVLEKLEAFKPTRAVFGNIDGQKIRSATSEDLWFNCDGLTVWITHIGGYPPKYNRRTKEILKTKSPDLFICGHSHILKVIKDPNHNLLHMNPGAAGIQGFHKVKTLMRFDIEQKEIKNLQVIELGKRA, from the coding sequence ATGAAAATAGGCCTTTTATCAGATACACATGGACACCTGGATGATCGGGTTTTTCACCATTTTAAGGAGTGCGATGAGATTTGGCATGCCGGAGATATTGGCACAATAGAGGTACTTGAAAAATTGGAAGCGTTTAAGCCTACTAGAGCCGTATTTGGCAATATTGATGGTCAAAAGATACGAAGTGCTACCTCTGAAGATTTATGGTTCAACTGTGATGGACTAACTGTTTGGATAACCCACATTGGCGGCTATCCTCCAAAATACAATCGCAGAACCAAAGAAATATTAAAGACTAAATCTCCTGACCTATTTATTTGTGGCCATTCCCACATTTTAAAAGTAATCAAAGACCCTAATCATAATCTCTTACACATGAACCCGGGTGCAGCAGGCATTCAGGGCTTTCATAAAGTAAAAACCCTCATGAGGTTTGATATCGAACAAAAAGAAATTAAAAATTTGCAGGTTATTGAACTCGGAAAAAGAGCATAA
- a CDS encoding ArsO family NAD(P)H-dependent flavin-containing monooxygenase yields MQNEFDVIVIGGGQSGLAVAYYLRRTNFNYVILDEQSSPGGAWLNTWDSLKLFSPAEHSSLPGWLMPKDSTEYPHKNHVINYLTQYEKRYKLHVHRGVEVQGVTRSNNLFHVSSNKGNYTCKALVSATGTWKKPFIPNYPDIEKFKGIQIHSANYKSPELFKDKRVLIVGGGNSAAQILAEVSKVTTTKWVTLKEPKFLPDEVDGRYLFEFATKQYKAKLEGKEIQPAGSLGDVVMVDTVKEARERNVLNAVRPFTSFFEFGVQWKDGTKEEFDAVIWCTGFKASLDHLAGLGIDTETRIKTNQTKAVEYPGLWLVGYGSWTGFASATLIGVGRTARRTVEEIAEYLK; encoded by the coding sequence ATGCAAAACGAGTTTGACGTAATTGTTATAGGCGGAGGACAGAGCGGATTAGCCGTTGCCTACTATTTAAGAAGAACTAATTTCAATTATGTCATTCTAGATGAGCAATCTAGTCCGGGAGGAGCCTGGCTTAATACTTGGGATTCATTGAAACTCTTCTCCCCTGCTGAACATAGCTCGTTGCCTGGCTGGCTAATGCCTAAAGACTCAACGGAATATCCTCATAAAAATCATGTGATCAATTACCTTACACAGTATGAGAAGCGTTATAAGCTACATGTCCATCGGGGAGTTGAAGTACAAGGCGTTACGAGAAGTAACAACTTATTTCATGTGTCATCAAACAAAGGTAATTATACCTGCAAAGCACTTGTAAGTGCTACTGGAACATGGAAAAAGCCCTTTATTCCAAATTATCCTGATATAGAGAAGTTTAAGGGTATTCAAATTCATTCAGCTAATTACAAATCGCCAGAGCTATTTAAAGATAAAAGGGTGTTGATTGTTGGAGGAGGAAACTCAGCAGCTCAAATTCTTGCAGAAGTATCAAAAGTAACCACAACCAAATGGGTGACTCTCAAAGAACCAAAATTCTTACCCGATGAAGTGGATGGCAGGTATTTATTTGAATTCGCTACTAAACAGTACAAAGCCAAACTAGAGGGAAAAGAAATTCAACCGGCTGGTTCTTTAGGCGATGTAGTGATGGTAGATACAGTGAAAGAAGCGCGAGAAAGAAATGTTTTAAATGCTGTAAGACCATTTACCTCTTTTTTTGAGTTTGGCGTTCAATGGAAAGATGGTACTAAAGAAGAATTTGATGCTGTTATCTGGTGCACTGGTTTCAAAGCTTCATTAGATCATTTAGCAGGATTGGGAATAGATACAGAAACCCGTATAAAAACCAATCAAACAAAGGCCGTTGAATATCCGGGCTTATGGCTGGTGGGTTATGGCAGCTGGACAGGTTTTGCATCCGCTACGCTCATTGGCGTGGGTAGAACTGCCAGAAGAACGGTTGAAGAAATTGCCGAATACTTAAAATAG
- the hisS gene encoding histidine--tRNA ligase: MQMARRNYIINTIKSVFEKFGFMPLETPAMENLSTLTGKYGDEGDQLLFKVLNSGDYLVELVKIRHEFGKFLREQFIPELQQQKDPDNYFNSVIESLAKKTNPSNQEIFNSHYLQKLQKKITSLIGELNSKKEEFDKLEKYFLKFFQNNDIVTNQILSLVDEELESKKTLPLLAEKGLKYDLTVPFARYVVMNQHDITFPFKRFQIQPVWRADRPQKGRYREFYQCDADVVGTDSLVCEAEIILMINEVFDQLGFDDYTIKINHRGILSGIAEVIGAQGKESDLFVAIDKLDKIGLEKVCDELIDRGISQEAVEKLKPILKLSGNIQQVLDSLTNLIGKTAAGQKGISDLTEMFDNLKSFGLENSNAALDVTLARGLSYYTGAIFEVKINNVSIGSVSGGGRYDDLTGVFGLSGTSGVGFSFGIDRLYDCLEELNLFKENTQTFSQALIVHFDEDSMKYGLTILSKLRSNGIKSEIYPDQAKLKKQFGYADKKNIPYTITIGSEEMKSGKLALKDLHSGEQESLSVDEIINKLKGK; encoded by the coding sequence ATGCAAATGGCCAGAAGAAATTATATCATTAATACCATTAAAAGTGTGTTTGAAAAGTTCGGTTTTATGCCACTTGAAACACCCGCTATGGAAAACCTTTCCACGCTCACCGGTAAGTATGGTGACGAAGGTGATCAACTGCTCTTTAAAGTACTCAATAGTGGTGATTATCTGGTGGAACTGGTAAAAATTCGCCATGAATTTGGTAAATTTTTAAGAGAACAATTTATACCAGAATTACAGCAACAAAAGGACCCTGATAATTACTTTAATTCTGTTATTGAATCATTAGCAAAGAAGACTAATCCTTCCAATCAAGAAATTTTTAATTCTCACTACTTACAAAAGCTTCAAAAAAAGATTACTAGTCTTATTGGAGAACTCAACTCAAAAAAGGAAGAATTTGATAAACTGGAGAAATACTTCTTAAAATTTTTTCAAAACAATGATATAGTTACCAATCAAATACTTTCGTTAGTAGATGAAGAATTAGAATCTAAAAAAACGTTACCCTTGTTGGCTGAAAAAGGTCTAAAATACGACCTAACCGTGCCTTTTGCCAGGTATGTAGTAATGAACCAGCATGACATCACTTTTCCATTTAAACGATTTCAAATACAGCCCGTTTGGCGCGCTGATCGTCCTCAGAAAGGTCGCTACAGAGAATTTTATCAGTGCGATGCCGATGTGGTAGGCACTGATTCATTAGTCTGTGAAGCCGAAATAATACTAATGATCAACGAAGTGTTTGATCAGCTAGGTTTTGATGACTACACCATAAAAATAAATCACAGAGGTATTCTCTCCGGTATTGCCGAGGTAATAGGTGCTCAGGGTAAAGAATCTGACTTATTCGTGGCTATCGATAAGCTTGATAAAATAGGGCTCGAGAAAGTTTGTGATGAATTAATCGATAGGGGAATCTCACAAGAAGCAGTCGAGAAACTGAAACCAATTTTAAAATTATCGGGCAATATCCAGCAAGTACTTGACAGCTTGACCAACCTCATTGGTAAAACAGCTGCAGGCCAAAAAGGCATCAGTGATTTAACTGAGATGTTTGATAATTTGAAATCATTCGGTCTGGAAAATTCAAATGCCGCATTGGATGTAACATTGGCCAGAGGTCTCTCCTATTATACCGGGGCTATTTTTGAAGTAAAAATCAATAATGTATCAATTGGTAGTGTTAGTGGTGGCGGTAGATATGATGATTTGACTGGTGTATTCGGTCTTTCAGGCACCTCGGGAGTTGGTTTTTCTTTTGGTATTGACAGACTTTATGATTGCCTTGAAGAACTGAATTTATTTAAAGAAAATACACAAACATTCAGTCAGGCCTTAATAGTACATTTCGATGAGGATTCTATGAAATATGGGTTGACTATTTTAAGTAAATTAAGGTCTAACGGAATAAAAAGTGAGATTTACCCGGATCAGGCTAAATTGAAAAAACAATTTGGCTATGCTGATAAAAAGAATATCCCATACACGATTACTATTGGTTCAGAGGAAATGAAATCCGGTAAATTAGCTTTAAAAGATTTACATTCGGGTGAGCAGGAAAGCCTCAGTGTCGATGAAATTATCAATAAACTCAAAGGCAAGTAA
- a CDS encoding YbaB/EbfC family nucleoid-associated protein — translation MFDMMKMMGKMKEVQAKIKEAQDNLVNIKASGEAGGGMVKATVNGKKEVIELSFDDTLLKPEDKEMLQDLVVAAVNKANAEVEILAKEEMRKSTEGMIPNIPGLDLGGMFNG, via the coding sequence ATGTTTGATATGATGAAGATGATGGGCAAAATGAAAGAGGTGCAAGCCAAAATAAAAGAAGCCCAAGACAATCTGGTAAATATCAAAGCTTCAGGCGAGGCAGGTGGCGGAATGGTAAAAGCTACCGTTAATGGTAAAAAAGAAGTGATCGAACTATCTTTTGATGATACTTTGCTTAAACCAGAAGACAAAGAAATGCTTCAGGATCTTGTTGTTGCTGCGGTAAACAAAGCGAATGCTGAAGTTGAAATTCTGGCAAAAGAAGAAATGAGGAAAAGCACCGAAGGGATGATCCCAAATATTCCCGGCCTCGATCTGGGTGGCATGTTCAATGGATAA